The window GGCCTTGCGCTTGCGCTCTTCATGGAGGGCTGTTCCACGATTCCGATCCCCGGAGCCTCGCTGCTCGGGCCGGCGGCGGCGGGCGATACCGAGCGTGTGAGAGAGCTGATCGCCGGGGGAGCATCGGCCAATCAACGTCTGCTCGGCATCACGCCGGTCGGAGTCGCGGTCATCGGCGGTCACGTCGCTACCGTCAAGGCCTTGATCGAGGGCGGGGCCGACGTGAACGAACGGCTCGAAAATCGGAACACGCCCCTGATGCTGGCAGCGCGCAGGGGCAACGCCGAGATGGTCGCGACGCTGCTCTCCCTCGGGGCGGACCCCAACCTCTCCAACGACTCCGGAGAGACGGCGCTGCACATGGCCGCCTTCGAAGGACAGGAGCGGATCGCAGCTCTGCTCCTCGACGCGGGCGCCGACCCTAACTCCAGGGACCGCCAGGGCGTGACTCCGTTGCTCGCCGCGGCCGGTCGCGGCAAGACCGAGCTGGTCCGGGCGCTGATTCGGAGCGGAGCCGACCTCGACGCGCGGGGCCTGGCGGACGGCGTCACCCCGTTGCTGCTCGCGGCGGGCCTCGGGCACGCCGAGGTCGCCATGGCCCTGATTGCGGCCAAGGCCGACGTGGACGCAGTCGCGTCAAGAACAGGCGTGACTCCTTTGATGGTCAGCTCCGCAAGAGGAGATTTGGCGCTCGCCAGGGCGTTGCTGGCCGCGGGCGCGCGGGTCAATGCGAGGGACCACCGCGGGCGGACCGCTCTGGGGCTCGCCCGGGAAGCCGGGCGCCACGAGGTGGCCAGGCTCCTCGAGGAAGCCGGCGCGACCGAGTAGTCGCGGTGCGACGGCGGCCCGCGCCAATGCCGCGCGGGAGACGGGCTATGCCCTCGCTCAAAGACGATGGCGGTCGAGACGCTTGTGGCGTCCGGCGAGATAGACCCCGACCACCACGACTCCGAATGTGAGCGGCCAGTGCCTGATTGCCCAGTCGAGGTACGGCGAGAGCTCCCACAACAGACGCCTGAGATATTCCCCGATAATGTCCAAGAGACCACCTCCGGGAAAAACCTCTGTTGTTCGGGCGTTGTAGCAAGACTATTGTAGGCAATCCGCTTCCGCCTCGGCAACAGCTCGAAGGCGCGGCAGCGTGCTCCGGGAAGGGGCTTGATCCGGAGGTCGGAATTGTCGTCTTTTGGCCGATTCTATCCGGCTTCGTCCTGACGAGACGGGGAGAGCCGTAACGCGACGTTATTCACCGGCGAACGGCCTGCCGAGAGCGCGCGACAGAGTCTCGACGACCTTGTCGTTGTCGCCGACGTACAGGACGATGAGTCGCCCTTTTTTGAAAAAGTGCGGCGGGCCGAGCCAATGAGGTTTTGTCGTTCCCACTGTCCTCCCGTCCGGAGAGACCAGCGCGGCCTCGGCGTTCGCCCGGCGAGCGTCAGGGTACTCAAAAACCTGGACGTGCTCGCCGTAAAGATCGATCACTCTGCCGACGACGGAAAAAAAGGGCTGCTCGACTCTTTCTTCTGCTTGAACGCTTGCTCCCGACGCTCTTAGATGGCTGAGGAGGCTGGCATAATCCCGGACCGCACGCGGCTTCGTCGACGGCCGAGTTGCCGCGCAGAGCCCTGCGCCGGAGATTGCCGGGCCTGCCGCCAGGACGCAGGTCAGAACGACGATCGCGAGGCGGCTCACGAAGCCAGGGTACTAAAAACGCGGGCGGGGCGAAAGCTTTCCGCTCCCGTCCCGCCCGCTCTTCTCTCTCAACGGGTCCCGCTCAGCGCCGCCCGCGCTCGGGCTCCGCTTCCTCCTCCGGGTCCGCCCAGATGACCCGCGTGAGCAGCTTGTGGCCGCCGCCCAGGTCCAGCTCGTAAAGCTCCGTGCGTCCCCGGTTCGTCGACTTGACGAGCCTGCCCCACTGAGCCGTGCCCACCCGAAAAATCTCGCCGTCGTCGTCCGGGGAGCCCGGCCCCGGAGGCGTCTTTCCCTTCCCGCGCGCCTGCACGATCTGACCGACGGTCGTCGCGGTGTCGACGTGCCCGTTGTAAATGATCTCGAGCTGCTCGTAATCGTGAGCGTTGGGATACTCGTTCGTCGGCGGGCCGTCCGGATCGCTGGTGTAATCCATGCAGGTGCCCAGGTTCGGATTCGAGAAGGTTTGGTCCTGATGGTCCAGCCCGAAGATGTGGCCGACCTCCTGGCACATGACCAGGTTTCTCCATTGCGGGCTGTTGTACTTCGGGTATTTCGAGTTGTCGAAGTACGAATCGTTGAGCTTCACGGTTCCCTGATAGATGTGCCCGCCCGAGAGCCAGATCTGCGCCACTCCGAGCCAGCCGTTGGTGCCGTACCTGTAGCTGCAGATTTCCACCCGGCCGCTGGCCGGCGGGCACTTTCTGAGATTCGAAAGATTTCGTCCCGAGACTACCCTCAGATCGAGAACCGCGGACGAGCCCCATCCATAGGAGCTCGTCGACGCCGTCGTCGCGAGATAGCTGTCCCACGCGCTCGAGACGTTGTCGCCGAGCTGCAACGTGAACGGATTGCTCGTTCGCGCCCAATGGTAGGTGCTCCACGGGTGATGCGCGCCCGCGGGCGAGGACAGCGCCACGACGCACGAGACAAAGGCCGCGGTGAGCGGGACACGGTAAAAAGCCGATTTCATAAATCCCTCTTTTCTGCGCTTCGTTCGGCGGCAACGCTCGACGTACAATTTGGCGGCGAGCCTACGAAGGATAGCACCTCCGGCTTCCATCCATCAACTTCAAATGAGCCAATGCGCGAAAGCGGTCTTTCGATTTTTCGACGGCAGGCCGCCACGAATCGTCGTAAAGCGATCGGCGGAACCCAGAGATGGAGCGTAAGGCCGCGGGCCGGCCTGTACGGGTAGAGAGCGGAAGGGATGGGAATAATTTAGCGGTCTTTTTGGCAGTTTGTCATAACATTTGACAAATATGGCAAACTTTTGTAGGGTTGCCGCCCGTCCCGGATGGACCGGGAGCTTGAGTAAGGCCCAAAAAATCGGGGGCTTGCGGCCCCCCGCCCGGCGAACGATCATGGTATGGTTATTGCCCCGACCAGGTGAGGGCATGAGGCGAAGGCGAAAGACAGAGAGGCTTCGGATCCGTTGACTATCGAAGGAGGCAGGCTTATGGATGCCGCCGCACCGCAGGACAAGGAGCTCTTCCGCCAGCTCACGCTGCTTTCGAACGAGATCATCCAGACGCAGCAGACGATTCAAAGGCTCGACTCCCTCGAGTCGCGCATGCGAGGCGCGGTCGAGGAGCTGTTGGGCGAGAAGCAGCGCCTTCGCGAGCAGATCGGACGGCTGGAATCGACGGTGCGGGATGCGGCTGCGTACGCGGTCGACGATGCCGAACGAGAGCGACAATCACGCGAGAGCGCCGAAGAGCAGAAAAATATTCTCGTCGATCGGATCCGACAGCTCGAACAGAGCCTCCAGACCAAGGAAGTCACGCTCGCCGAGCTGGAGCAGCATTTCTCGACCCGCATCGAGGAGCTGACGGGGCAGCTCAAGCACAGGGAAAGCCTGCTGCAGATCCGGGGCGAGATGCTGAAAGAGCTCAACGCGACCATCGCTTCCATGAACCGCCTGGCGGTCTCGCTCCAGCGAGTGCCGGGTATGGCGCCGGCGGAGGAGAAGCCGGTCGACGGCGAGCCGGCGCGCGACGAGCTCAAGGCGGTCGAAGAGCGCTTGTCGGCGGAGATCGAGAAGCTCAAGGCCGAGTTGCGCGAGAAAGAGCTGACGATCGCAGCGAAATCCGCCGAGATCGAAATGATCAGGGAGAACGCCAGCGCGCGGATCCAGGAGCTTCAGCGCGGCCTGGAGAACAAAAAGAAGAAGCGGTCGGCCGTTGCCTTTCTGAGCGACATAGGACCCAAGCGATTCCTGTAGTTACGGCCTCGCCGGGCCGCGAGCCAGCTCGTCCTCGATGACGGCAGCGAAGGTTTCGAGCGGTTGCGCGCCCGAGACCACCCGCCCGTTGATGAAAAAAGCCGGGGTTCCCGTCACCCCGGCACGCCTTCCTGCCTCGATATCCGCCTGCACGGCGTCACGGTACTTCCCGCCGCCGAAGCAGCTCTCGAAAGCTCTCGCGTCCAACCCCAGCTCTCGGGCGTAACCTTTCAATTCTTCCTCGCTCGCTCTGGGAGCCGTGGCGAAAAGCTTGTCGTGGTACGGCCAGAACTTCCCCTGTTCGTTGGCGCACCGCGCCGCCTCGTGCGCCTTGCGCGCACCGGGATGCAGGCTGTCGATGGGAAAGTCCCGGAAAACGAGCCTGACCTTGTCGCGGTAGCGGGATTCGATCTGGGCGAGCGTGGTCAGGACGCGCTTGCAGAACGGACAGTGGAAATCAGAGAACTCGATGATCGTCACCGGCGCGTTTTCGGGACCCCTGGACGGCGCCCCCTCCGTCCCTACCTCGACGCGAACCACCGGCGGCGGTTTGAGATGGACGGCGATGCTGGCCTTTGAGCGAAGCAGGCCGAGGAACTCCTGCCGCCGCTGAGCGAGCTTCTGGTTCTGCAGATGGGCCCGGATCTGCTCCCGCAGTTTCTCCTGATCTCCCTGGAGCTGGGCGCGATTCGCCTGGAAGAAGCTTTCGACCTCCTGCTCGCTCACCAGCCCGACCTTGGAAGTGACCTCGCCGTCGAGCAGCGCGGGAACGGAGATGCCGCGCCTGGCGGCTTCCCGCGCCAGCAGCCTCTCGTTGATGAGGGCTTCGAGCCGCTGCCGCTTCAAATTGTAGATCTGCTCTTCGAGCTTGCCGAGCTGCGCCGCGAGAGGCTTCTCGACCTCCTCGGCCTCGATGGCGATTCCATCCACCACCGCCAGCGGCTCGGCGCCGCCGCGCGCCGGGGCCGAAAGCAGCAGGGCCGAGAGCACCGCAATGCGGAGACCGGCTTTGAGCGTTTGCGCCACCCCTCCTGCATATCCGGCCCGGGGGTCGAATGCAACGCGCGGCCGTGACCGCAGACTACCCCTGGATGAGCGAGAAGAGCCAACCCTGGGGAAACGGGACGTGGAGCAGGCGGTTGAACAGCCCTTCCATGAAGGCCCACGCGAGGCCGGTCAGAAGGACGCTGAGGCTCCAGCTTTCCCCGCCCGCCAGCCGGAGATAAAAAAGCACAAAGAGCGCGACCGCCGGAGGGAAACCCACGAGCAGAATGAGCCCGAAGAAGCCGGCGAGCCAGCCGAACAGCGCCAGCGTTCTCCGCCGCGCGACTTCGGGCGCCACGTCGGCCGTAAACTCGAAATCGACGGCGTATCCCGACCCATGCTCGCGCACGCCGGCGGCGTTGAGCGACATCTCGACGATCGCCAGGATCAGCAGCGGAACGCCCAGAACGCGGGGAAACAACGCCGTCCGGAACGGCCAGAAGAGCGAGGCGTAGAGCGCGTAGGCAGCGACCAGGGCCACGGCGAAGGCGAACAGGAAACGGAGGCTCAAGACGTTCTTCATGCCGCCTCCGCCGCCCGAGCGGCCGCGCCCTTCGCCCCGCGCACGAAGGGATAGATCACCACGACGACCGTGAGCACGACCAGGAGCAGCACCATCGGCCGCGCAAGCCAGGCCGAGCCGTAACGGACGGTGGAAATGTAGAAGTTGTTTTCGGCGATCCTGCCCAGAACGAAACCGAGAACCAGCGGAGCCCGCGGCCAGCCGCACTTGATCATCGAGAAGCCGACGAGGCCGAAGATCAGAAAGACCAGCAGGTCGCCGATGTGGTTGTTGGACGTGTACGAGCCGATGAAGGCGAGAAACACGATGAACGGGATCAAGATCGATCCCCGGACGGTCGTGAGCCTGGCGAGCTGCTTGAGGAACACCAGGCTGATCGCCACGGTAATGACGTTGGCCACGACCATGGTCCAGACCATGGAAAACGTCAGCACCAGGTGTTTGTCCAGCATGTCCGGCCCGGGGACGATTCCTTGCAGGAAGAAAGCACCGAGGAGAATCGCCATCGACGAGCTGCCGGGGACTCCGAACGTGATCGTCGGGATCAGCGACCCGCCCTCTTTGGAGTTGTTCGCGGCGCCCGGGCCGAGAACTCCGCGAACATCGCCCTTGCCGAACCGCTCACGCTCCTCGGCGTTCCGCGCGCTTTGCACGGCGTGGCCGTACGCGATCCACTGCGCCACTCCTCCCCCGAGCCCGGGCATGATGCCGATAAAGGTGCCGATCAGGCTGCAACGGACCGTGAGGCCCAAATGGCGAAACGTGTCCCGGATTCCCAGCCACACGCCCGACGCGAGGTTGTCCTTCGGCAGCTCGCCGGCGATCGACGTGCCTCGCACCGCGAGGTCCACGAGCTCGGGGACGGCAAAAAGCCCGACCAGAACCGGGACGAGGTCCAGGCCGCCCCAGAGATAGAGCTGGCCGAACGTGAAGCGCTGAACGCCGGCCTGGGGATCCTGACCCACCAGAGAGATCAGCAGCCCCAGCAACCCGGCCAGAACGCCGCGCAGTAAGGCTCGCGTTCCCTGTCCGCTCAAAGACGAAATGAACGCGATCCCGACCACGGCGAGCATGAACAGCTCCGGCGAGCCGAACGAAAGCACCAGCGGCCGAACTACCGGAACCGCGAGAGCGAGGGCGAAAGCCCCGATCAGCGCGCCGATAAGCGAGCTCATCAACACCGCCCCGAGCGCCCGTCCGGCCTCGCCCTTCTTTGCCATGGTGTGGCCGTCGGGAATCGTCGCGGCCGTCGTCCCCTCCCCGGGAATTCCAAAGAGCACCGACGTGATGTCGCCGGTGGTCGAAACCACGGAGTGCATGCCGAGCAGGAAGGCAAAGGCTTCGACCGGGCTCATCTTGTAAACGAAGGGGAGCATCAAGGCGAGAGTCGTCGAGCCACCGAGCCCCGGCAGCAATCCCACCCAGAAGCCGAGAATGATCCCCAGCCCCATCATGAGGAAGGTCCGGCCCTCGAAGATGACCCAGAGGCCTTGAATGAAGGAATCGAACACGGGCGGAAAAAAGCCCTTTCTCGGCCGGCGACTCCGGCCGGGAAAGGCGATCAATCGCCGAACTTGATGTACTTGCCGATTTCCCGGGCGACGTCCGGCGGTTGACTGAGAACTTCGCGCACGATCTTGAGCGCTTCTTCCGCGCTCACGTAGTCGATGGGAAGCTTGCCCTTGGCGGCCTCCGCGAGCAGGTCCTTGTCCCTGAGCGCCGCGGCGAAGCCGTCGCGCAGCGTTTTCAGGGCATCGGCAGGGACCCCGGGAGGAGCGGCAAACGGCCGGTAGATCGCCTCGGGAGCCGAGCGCACCGCCATGAGCGCCTTTCCTTTCGGAGTGGTCGCGAGATCCTCGTCGACGGGGAGCTTCTCGATCTCTGGCACCCGCACCCGGGTCCGGATCAGCGGCCGGACCAGCCCGTTGGTGATGTACGGCAGGATCGAGGCGTAAGAGCCTGCTCGACCGTCCACCTCCTTGCGTTCGATCGCGAGCATCACGTCGGCGCTCGACGAATAGCCCGAGACGAGCTTCAAGTTGAGCCCGGCGAACTCCTTGAGGAGCGCGGGAAAATCGTACGTGGAGCTTCCCGGTCCGGTGGCGCCGATGACGATCGGCTCCTTGGCTTTGCGCAAATCCGCGACCGTCTTGAACGGGAGGTCGGAGCGCAGGGCCAAAATCGCCGCATCGCTCGCCGCGCTGCCCAACCAGCTCAGCTTCGTCAGGTCGTACTTGACTCCCTCGACCCTCGTCAACTGCGCGATGACCAGCCCGTTGTTGAACGTCCCGATGGTCAGCCCGTCGGGCTTGGCGACGCTAAAGACATGATTGGCCGCGATGATACTGTTGGCGCCCGGCATGTTCTGGATGATCACGGTCGGGTTTCCCGGCAGATGCCTGGGGAGATACTTCCCGATCAGCCTGGCGTAGCGGTCGTATCCCCCTCCGGGCTTGTATCCGACCACGACCGTCAGCGTCTTGCCTTCGTAGTAGCCCGCCGCAAAGGCGGTTTCGGGCCGGGACAACTGGAACGCGGAAACCGACGCGACGGCGGCGAGCCACGCCAACGCTCTCCACACGCGCGCCGCGCTCTGCTTCTTCGTCATAGGAAACCTCCGGGGCTGCAGCCCGAAGGACTAATAGCAGGCCGACCCCCGGGATTCAACTCCGCGCGGCTTCGACGAAATTGCGCGGCCAAGGGGCCCGGACGGCCGCGCTATGCGGCGAGGAGCCTCTCGCAGGTTCGTAACGCGGGTCGCGGCGACCGATTCGCCGCGTCGGCCGCGAACGCGACGTTCAGCGCCTGGCGGGAACCGGAGCGCTCAGCGGCTCGCGCTGTTCGCGCAGAGCCCACCGAATGAGCGGTCCGCTCGCCACGGATGTCGCGATCGAGGTCACGACCAGAGCCACGAAGACCTTTTCATTGATCAGGGAGTACTCGAGTGCCAGGAAACCGAGAATCATTCCCATGGCTCCCTGGGGCATCAGCCCGAAAGCCACCGACAAGGCTTTGGGGCGTTTCATTCCCCCGAGCGCCGCGCCCAGGGAGCCGCCGAGGACCTTCCCGAGACAGGCGACGGCAAGCATCCCCGAAACCAGACCGACATCGAAGTGGCGGAGGAAATCCGCTCGGAGCCCCATGGAAGCAAAAAACAGCGGCGCAAAGAGATAGAGCACGAATCCGCGCACCGTGTCCCTCGTATGGTTGGCGATTTCGCCGGTCTCCCCGATCATCACGCCCGCAAGAAAAGCGCCGAAAATGGCGTGCACCCCTATCCACTGGGCAACAGCGGCGCACAAAAAGGTCGTGAGAACCGCCAAACCGAGGATGCCTTCGGCCGGAAAGCCGAGAGCGTGAAAAACCGAAAAGAGCCGTGCCATGAGCGTCCTTCCCGCTGTCAGGCAAAATGCGGCGAAGGTCAGGGTCATCGCCACGGCTCCCGCGATGGCCCCGGCCCCGCCGAATCCGCTGCCGAGCAGGCCCAGGATGATCGTGAAGAAAATCCAGCCGATGAGATCGTTGGCCACCGCCGCCCCGATGATGACCTGGCCTACGGGGGCCTTGAGCAAATTCATGTCCATGAGCATCTTGGCCACCAGCGGAATGGCTGAAATCGACATCGCCACTGCCATGAACAGCGCAAAAAGCCATCGCTGCTCGGGCCTCACCAGATAGCTCTCGGGCAAAAGCAAGCCGAAAATCAAGCCGAGCGCGAAGGGGACGGCGATTCCGAAAACACTGGTCGTCGCGACCACGCGCCGCTCGTGCCTCAGCGTGGCGAGGTCGACTTCCGTACCCGCGGCCAGCAGCAAGAAAATGCTGCCGAGCCATGCGATCGTGCCCAGCATGTGGGTTTGAGAAGGAGGGAAAAGCAATGCGGCCAGATCAGGGGCAAATGCGCCAAGAACCGACGGCCCGAGCAAAACTCCGGCCGCAATCTCGCCGACCACCGCAGCCTGCCGCACTGCCCGCAGGAAGCCGCCCAGGGCCAATGCTGCGGACAGCAGGATAAAAAGTTGAAAGAGAAACAGCGCGAAATCGTGCTCGGAAGGAAACGTCATCGACGCGCCTTCGCTGTCTCCCCGCGCTGCCGGGAGGTTATCGACGCCGATTAGCTTTCGGCGGCGGAAGTTTCTTGACGGCGGCCCCTCTTGAGCTTGGTTTTCAGGGAGCCGATCGCCAGGTTCAGGCAAAACCAGATCACTCCCGCGCCAACGATCCAAAGTAACGGTTCCCAGCGCCCCACGGCTGTCCTCCTTTCCCAAAAAAAAAAGCCAGCATCAACCCAGAAGGTTGAGCTGGCTTGCGCAACAGCGAGCGCTCCCGAACGAGAGCGCCTTCTGTTCCGCCTACCGGCTGGTTGTCTCAAAACCCGGGCTCGCGGCTTCGGCCTGCGGGCGACCGGATCGCCCCGCAAGCAAAGCCCACAACCGTTCGCAACGCGCCCGGAACTGACTCTATATAGGATGCCTTCGCCGGGGAGTCAAGCTCCCCTTCGGCGCGTCAGCTCGGCTTCAAGGTTTCTTTCCACGCTGAAAACGAACACCCTCACCCCCGACGCCGGGCTGATGTCGGTGTGCAGATCGACGACTCTGGCGCCGGTAATTTCGCCCACGACCCGGCAAAGCAACGGCTTTGCCTTTTCGATGAGCGTCGAGCGCATCTTCTTGACGAGCTCCGCTCCGTCGTCGGTCCGGATGAGCTGCTCCTCGGCCCGCGTGAAAACTCCCGTAAGCCGTACCAGAACCATGTCCTCGACGATGTGCGTCTCGGTCTCGCGCGGCCCCCGACCCATGTAGTCGATCTCGAACTGCACGATCGCCCGACTGATTTCCGCCTCGATCTCGCCTTTGGTCTTCATGGCCATCGGTCGTTACCGGTTTTACGCCGCACCCAGGCAACGCTACGGCAGACGCGACCTGAATGTCAACGCGCCGGCTCGCCGGCCGGAGGGATCACCGCTTCGGTCCCGAGGGCCGTGGCGTTCGGCGCGGGCTTGTGGTAACGCTTTAGGGCACGCCGGGCCCGAAAATCGATCCGGTCCGGCGCCGAAGCCACGCACCGACGGACGTCTCATGAAAGCGCGCGCTGCGGTGGCCTGGGAAGCAGGCAAGCCGCTGACGATTGAGGAAGTCGAGGTCGCGGGTCCGAGGGACGGCGAAGTCCTCCTCCAGGTCAAGGCGACCGGGGTTTGCCACACCGACGCCTACACGCTCTCGGGGAAGGATCCCGAAGGGCTCTTTCCCGCGATCCTGGGACACGAGGGTGGAGCCGTGGTGGTCGAAACCGGCCCCGGAGTTGACAGCGTGAAGGCCGGGGATCACGTCATCCCGCTCTACATCCCGGAGTGCGGCCGCTGCAAGTTCTGCCTCTCCGGGCGCACCAATCTCTGCGGCGCCATCCGCGCCACCCAGGGCAAGGGCGTGATGCCCGACGGCACGTCGCGCTTTTCCGTGAACGGAAAGACGATCTTTCACTACATGGGAACGTCCACGTTCTCCGAGTACACCGTGCTTCCCGAGATCGCGGTGGCGAAGATCGACCCGGCGGCGCCGCTGGACAAGGTCTGCCTGCTCGGGTGCGGCATCACCACCGGCATCGGAGCGGTGCTCAACACGGCCAAAGTGCGGCCAGGCTCGACCGCCGCGGTGTTCGGGTTGGGCGGTATCGGGCTCAGCGTCATCCAGGGGCTGGTCATGGCCAGGGCGGCGCGCATCATCGCGGTCGACATCAACCCGGCCAAGTTCGTCACGGCGAAGAGCCTCGGGGCGACCGACTTCGTCGACGCATCGAATTTGGCGAGGCCCGTTCAGGAGACGATCGTAGATCTCACCGATGGCGGCGTCGACTATTCGTTCGAGTGCATCGGCAACGTCGCCACGATGCGCGCGGCGCTCGAGTGCTGCCACAAGGGCTGGGGAGAGTCGGTGATCATCGGCGTGGCCGGCGCCGGCGAGGAAATCAGCACCCGGCCCTTTCAGCTGGTGACCGGGCGAGTCTGGCGCGGAACGGCGTTCGGCGGAGTGAAGGGGCGTTCCCAGCTTCCCGGCTACGTCGAGCGCTACCTGCGCGGCGAGATCAAGATCGACCCGCTCATTACGCACACGTTTCCGCTGGACGAGATCAACCGCGCCTTCGAGCTGATGCAGGAAGGCAGGTCGATTCGCTCGGTGATCGCGTTCTGAGCGTCGTCGCAGGCCGCTCCGCTGGCCCGGGCCGTCCGGGGAATCGGCCGGCGATCGGCTTGCAGTTTGCGCTGTTTCTTTCTATAAGAGCGGATGTCCATCCCGCTCCGGAACACCATCACGTGAAAGGAACCGCGATGAAAAAGAACATTAAGTTCCGCGTCAACGGAAAGAGGGTCGAGCTGGAGGTTCCGACCAACCGCCTGTTGATCGACTGCCTGCGCTACGACCTCGGGCTCACGGGCACCAAGGAAGGGTGCAGCGTGGGCGTGTGTGGCGCGTGCACCGTACTCATGGACGGCGACATGATCAGCTCCTGCCTGACGCTCGCGGTGTTCGCGGACGGCCACGAGATCACCACGGTCGAGGGTCTGGCCAAGAACGGCGAGCTGCACCCGGTGCAGAAGAGCTTTATCCAGTACGGCGGTTTCCAGTGCGGGATCTGCACCCCGGGCCAGGTGGTCGCGGCCAAGGCGCTTCTGGACCACAACCCCAGACCGACCGAGGAAGAGATCAAGGACTGGATGATGGGTAATCTCTGCC is drawn from Candidatus Zixiibacteriota bacterium and contains these coding sequences:
- a CDS encoding thioredoxin domain-containing protein, translated to MAQTLKAGLRIAVLSALLLSAPARGGAEPLAVVDGIAIEAEEVEKPLAAQLGKLEEQIYNLKRQRLEALINERLLAREAARRGISVPALLDGEVTSKVGLVSEQEVESFFQANRAQLQGDQEKLREQIRAHLQNQKLAQRRQEFLGLLRSKASIAVHLKPPPVVRVEVGTEGAPSRGPENAPVTIIEFSDFHCPFCKRVLTTLAQIESRYRDKVRLVFRDFPIDSLHPGARKAHEAARCANEQGKFWPYHDKLFATAPRASEEELKGYARELGLDARAFESCFGGGKYRDAVQADIEAGRRAGVTGTPAFFINGRVVSGAQPLETFAAVIEDELARGPARP
- a CDS encoding S-(hydroxymethyl)glutathione dehydrogenase/class III alcohol dehydrogenase, giving the protein MKARAAVAWEAGKPLTIEEVEVAGPRDGEVLLQVKATGVCHTDAYTLSGKDPEGLFPAILGHEGGAVVVETGPGVDSVKAGDHVIPLYIPECGRCKFCLSGRTNLCGAIRATQGKGVMPDGTSRFSVNGKTIFHYMGTSTFSEYTVLPEIAVAKIDPAAPLDKVCLLGCGITTGIGAVLNTAKVRPGSTAAVFGLGGIGLSVIQGLVMARAARIIAVDINPAKFVTAKSLGATDFVDASNLARPVQETIVDLTDGGVDYSFECIGNVATMRAALECCHKGWGESVIIGVAGAGEEISTRPFQLVTGRVWRGTAFGGVKGRSQLPGYVERYLRGEIKIDPLITHTFPLDEINRAFELMQEGRSIRSVIAF
- a CDS encoding tripartite tricarboxylate transporter substrate-binding protein gives rise to the protein MTKKQSAARVWRALAWLAAVASVSAFQLSRPETAFAAGYYEGKTLTVVVGYKPGGGYDRYARLIGKYLPRHLPGNPTVIIQNMPGANSIIAANHVFSVAKPDGLTIGTFNNGLVIAQLTRVEGVKYDLTKLSWLGSAASDAAILALRSDLPFKTVADLRKAKEPIVIGATGPGSSTYDFPALLKEFAGLNLKLVSGYSSSADVMLAIERKEVDGRAGSYASILPYITNGLVRPLIRTRVRVPEIEKLPVDEDLATTPKGKALMAVRSAPEAIYRPFAAPPGVPADALKTLRDGFAAALRDKDLLAEAAKGKLPIDYVSAEEALKIVREVLSQPPDVAREIGKYIKFGD
- a CDS encoding DUF2294 domain-containing protein, with the protein product MKTKGEIEAEISRAIVQFEIDYMGRGPRETETHIVEDMVLVRLTGVFTRAEEQLIRTDDGAELVKKMRSTLIEKAKPLLCRVVGEITGARVVDLHTDISPASGVRVFVFSVERNLEAELTRRRGA
- a CDS encoding tripartite tricarboxylate transporter permease yields the protein MFDSFIQGLWVIFEGRTFLMMGLGIILGFWVGLLPGLGGSTTLALMLPFVYKMSPVEAFAFLLGMHSVVSTTGDITSVLFGIPGEGTTAATIPDGHTMAKKGEAGRALGAVLMSSLIGALIGAFALALAVPVVRPLVLSFGSPELFMLAVVGIAFISSLSGQGTRALLRGVLAGLLGLLISLVGQDPQAGVQRFTFGQLYLWGGLDLVPVLVGLFAVPELVDLAVRGTSIAGELPKDNLASGVWLGIRDTFRHLGLTVRCSLIGTFIGIMPGLGGGVAQWIAYGHAVQSARNAEERERFGKGDVRGVLGPGAANNSKEGGSLIPTITFGVPGSSSMAILLGAFFLQGIVPGPDMLDKHLVLTFSMVWTMVVANVITVAISLVFLKQLARLTTVRGSILIPFIVFLAFIGSYTSNNHIGDLLVFLIFGLVGFSMIKCGWPRAPLVLGFVLGRIAENNFYISTVRYGSAWLARPMVLLLVVLTVVVVIYPFVRGAKGAAARAAEAA
- a CDS encoding tripartite tricarboxylate transporter TctB family protein, with translation MKNVLSLRFLFAFAVALVAAYALYASLFWPFRTALFPRVLGVPLLILAIVEMSLNAAGVREHGSGYAVDFEFTADVAPEVARRRTLALFGWLAGFFGLILLVGFPPAVALFVLFYLRLAGGESWSLSVLLTGLAWAFMEGLFNRLLHVPFPQGWLFSLIQG
- a CDS encoding (2Fe-2S)-binding protein, with protein sequence MKKNIKFRVNGKRVELEVPTNRLLIDCLRYDLGLTGTKEGCSVGVCGACTVLMDGDMISSCLTLAVFADGHEITTVEGLAKNGELHPVQKSFIQYGGFQCGICTPGQVVAAKALLDHNPRPTEEEIKDWMMGNLCRCTGYYKIIESIQRAHEFAK
- a CDS encoding cation:proton antiporter, with the translated sequence MTFPSEHDFALFLFQLFILLSAALALGGFLRAVRQAAVVGEIAAGVLLGPSVLGAFAPDLAALLFPPSQTHMLGTIAWLGSIFLLLAAGTEVDLATLRHERRVVATTSVFGIAVPFALGLIFGLLLPESYLVRPEQRWLFALFMAVAMSISAIPLVAKMLMDMNLLKAPVGQVIIGAAVANDLIGWIFFTIILGLLGSGFGGAGAIAGAVAMTLTFAAFCLTAGRTLMARLFSVFHALGFPAEGILGLAVLTTFLCAAVAQWIGVHAIFGAFLAGVMIGETGEIANHTRDTVRGFVLYLFAPLFFASMGLRADFLRHFDVGLVSGMLAVACLGKVLGGSLGAALGGMKRPKALSVAFGLMPQGAMGMILGFLALEYSLINEKVFVALVVTSIATSVASGPLIRWALREQREPLSAPVPARR
- a CDS encoding ankyrin repeat domain-containing protein, with amino-acid sequence MEGCSTIPIPGASLLGPAAAGDTERVRELIAGGASANQRLLGITPVGVAVIGGHVATVKALIEGGADVNERLENRNTPLMLAARRGNAEMVATLLSLGADPNLSNDSGETALHMAAFEGQERIAALLLDAGADPNSRDRQGVTPLLAAAGRGKTELVRALIRSGADLDARGLADGVTPLLLAAGLGHAEVAMALIAAKADVDAVASRTGVTPLMVSSARGDLALARALLAAGARVNARDHRGRTALGLAREAGRHEVARLLEEAGATE